A genomic segment from Burkholderiales bacterium encodes:
- the pabA gene encoding aminodeoxychorismate/anthranilate synthase component II, translating to MVLMIDNYDSFTYNLVQYLGELGEEVVVRRNDEIDLAGVEALAPDHIVISPGPCTPNEAGISVPLIQAFAGRVPILGVCLGHQAIGQAFGGRIVHARALMHGKTSLIHHKGVGVFAGLPSPFTATRYHSLVIERESLPDCLEITAWTEDGEIMGVRHRTLPVEGVQFHPESILTEYGHEMLANFLKAPSPKPSPMGADGEQRRTP from the coding sequence ATGGTGCTGATGATCGACAACTACGATTCCTTCACCTACAACCTCGTGCAATACCTCGGCGAACTGGGTGAGGAGGTGGTGGTGCGCCGCAATGACGAAATCGACCTTGCTGGGGTCGAGGCGCTCGCTCCCGACCACATCGTCATTTCGCCGGGGCCCTGCACGCCCAACGAGGCGGGCATTTCCGTGCCCCTCATCCAGGCCTTCGCCGGCCGCGTGCCCATCCTGGGCGTCTGTCTCGGGCACCAGGCCATTGGCCAGGCCTTTGGTGGTCGCATCGTGCATGCGAGAGCGCTCATGCACGGCAAGACCTCCCTCATCCATCACAAGGGGGTGGGGGTGTTCGCGGGACTGCCCAGCCCCTTCACCGCCACCCGCTACCATTCCCTGGTCATCGAGCGCGAGAGCCTGCCGGATTGTCTGGAAATCACCGCCTGGACCGAAGATGGCGAGATCATGGGCGTGCGCCACCGGACGCTGCCCGTGGAGGGCGTGCAGTTCCACCCGGAATCCATCCTCACCGAGTATGGACATGAGATGCTGGCCAACTTCCTCAAAGCCCCCTCGCCCAAGCCCTCTCCCATGGGGGCAGACGGGGAACAGCGGAGGACGCCATGA
- the trpD gene encoding anthranilate phosphoribosyltransferase, with product MTFKQALTTLIEKRDLGQEDMLELMHQIMTGQLTPVQIAGILIALRAKGETVTEIAAAAQVMRELATRVPVAPDEHLVDTCGTGGDGAHTFNISTASAIVAAAAGVKVAKHGGRSVSSTCGSADVLEALGVNVNLTPEDVAAAIREIGVGFMFAPNYHSAMRYAAPVRRELGVRTLFNLLGPLTNPAGAKNQVMGVFARDLVPKLARVLQALGSRHVMVVHAADGLDEISLGGDTFVAELKDGCVTEYTLTPQAFGFDPCPSEKLVVHNIDEAVAMLLSVFDNVDGPARDIVCLNAGAAVYVGGVAATLAEGVARALSAIESGAARAKFEALREFSQRAKAKP from the coding sequence ATGACTTTTAAGCAGGCACTCACCACCCTGATCGAAAAGCGGGACCTCGGCCAGGAGGACATGCTCGAGCTCATGCACCAGATCATGACCGGGCAGCTCACTCCGGTGCAGATCGCGGGCATCCTCATCGCCCTGCGCGCCAAGGGCGAGACGGTGACGGAAATCGCCGCCGCCGCGCAGGTGATGCGGGAGCTTGCCACACGGGTGCCGGTGGCGCCCGACGAGCACCTGGTGGACACCTGCGGCACCGGCGGCGACGGGGCCCACACCTTCAACATCTCCACTGCTTCCGCCATCGTCGCTGCCGCGGCGGGGGTGAAGGTGGCCAAGCATGGCGGCCGTTCCGTTTCCAGTACCTGCGGCAGCGCCGACGTGCTGGAGGCCTTGGGGGTGAATGTCAACCTCACCCCGGAAGACGTGGCCGCGGCCATCCGTGAGATCGGCGTTGGCTTCATGTTCGCGCCCAACTATCACAGTGCCATGCGTTATGCGGCACCGGTGCGCCGCGAGCTGGGGGTGCGCACCCTCTTCAACCTGCTCGGGCCGCTCACCAACCCGGCGGGGGCGAAGAACCAGGTCATGGGCGTCTTCGCCCGCGATCTCGTGCCCAAACTTGCCCGCGTACTGCAAGCCCTGGGCAGCCGCCACGTCATGGTGGTGCACGCCGCCGATGGCCTCGATGAAATCAGCCTGGGGGGCGATACCTTCGTTGCCGAGCTCAAGGACGGCTGTGTGACCGAATACACCCTCACCCCCCAGGCCTTCGGTTTCGATCCCTGCCCCTCGGAAAAACTCGTGGTGCACAACATCGACGAGGCAGTGGCGATGCTGCTTTCCGTCTTCGACAATGTGGATGGCCCGGCGCGGGACATCGTCTGCCTCAATGCCGGCGCCGCGGTGTATGTGGGCGGCGTGGCGGCCACCCTGGCCGAGGGCGTGGCCCGGGCGCTCAGCGCCATCGAAAGCGGCGCGGCCAGGGCGAAATTCGAGGCACTCAGGGAGTTTTCCCAGCGGGCCAAAGCAAAACCCTGA